In Nicotiana tabacum cultivar K326 chromosome 19, ASM71507v2, whole genome shotgun sequence, one DNA window encodes the following:
- the LOC107822706 gene encoding basic blue protein-like, whose product MSGGKGVTIIAVAVMLCILLQTSISSAATFPAGGANGWGFNMNGWPNGQTFKVGDVIEFKYMAGMHNVVRVSEAGFDSCDGTGGQVFSSGDDKVTLVRGTQYFICTIGPHCSNGVKAAVTAN is encoded by the exons ATGTCAGGAGGAAAGGGAGTTACAATTATTGCAGTAGCTGTGATGCTTTGCATCCTTCTTCAAACCAGCATTTCAAGTGCAGCTACTTTTCCTGCTGGTGGCGCTAATGGTTGGGGTTTCAATATGAATGGTTGGCCTAATGGCCAGACTTTCAAGGTTGGCGATGTCATTG AATTTAAATACATGGCTGGGATGCACAACGTTGTGAGAGTGAGCGAGGCAGGATTTGACTCTTGCGATGGTACTGGAGGACAAGTTTTTAGTTCAGGAGACGACAAAGTAACACTTGTACGAGGAACACAGTACTTCATTTGTACTATCGGGCCACATTGTTCTAATGGCGTTAAGGCTGCTGTTACTGCCaattaa